The following proteins come from a genomic window of Pseudomonas putida:
- a CDS encoding DUF2946 domain-containing protein: MKLAHHTRSQVAWVLYFSILFGSLLCAMGHGQMAGLRLAGMDDAAWCTADSSGMYQGEQDLSDSALPAGGDCVIASLFSATLLAVFFGLLTLLAGEPGSPLPNQPPPRLPKQRWPLVNPRASPASLLAF; this comes from the coding sequence ATGAAGCTGGCCCACCACACACGATCACAGGTCGCCTGGGTGCTGTATTTCAGCATCCTGTTCGGCTCGTTGTTGTGCGCCATGGGCCATGGGCAAATGGCCGGGTTGCGCCTGGCTGGCATGGATGATGCCGCTTGGTGCACGGCTGACAGCAGCGGCATGTACCAAGGTGAGCAAGACTTAAGCGATTCGGCCCTGCCTGCCGGCGGTGACTGCGTGATCGCCAGCCTGTTCAGCGCCACGCTGCTGGCCGTATTTTTTGGCCTGCTGACCTTGCTCGCCGGCGAGCCGGGCAGCCCCTTACCCAACCAACCTCCACCACGCCTGCCCAAGCAGCGTTGGCCACTGGTCAACCCCCGCGCCTCTCCTGCTTCGCTTCTCGCGTTCTGA
- a CDS encoding TonB-dependent receptor, producing MPAFRCTACAVLPVLALFGLNPLSLAIAETLPAENSVLTLGAVNVTGTNSGPLATTSVLSSVDILGGDILEEMPVAYSWELFRRAPGVMLTEFNQGTTSGKLSFRGFNGEGEVNAVKLLIDGIPSNTNDGNMPFIDSVFPMDIDNIEVVRGTSDPRYGLNNIAGNVNINTRTGGNYNKARLRYGSFNTREVQLAKGIETSNWTQNYFFARQQVDGYRDHADTERYSFGGKWFYTPDDGSYRLGLIARHYESEAQEAGYLTEDDARHHPRMSNDYNATDKGTRRMNQVSVHFDTDLAETLSWSAKTYLNTYDDRRWTQYWRTSSQQERDTYEDQYGAITSLTWRPQVDWLHAFALEGGSDVQKQQNRSERYRTVERVRQAQTRDQDFDFNTVGAYVQAEIEPFESLKIVPAYRVDKISGDFTNKMTGQDSDINDYGLIKQPKLSIVYSPWKFASVYANWGRTFQVGTGAAAYKVPPRNEDLDPSINEGWETGIKFTPASWVDGRVAYWRQDASGEVSRRLNDPSGESDNVGETRRWGYDLQVNLHPDERTEVWMSYSWQYSKILEPSSVLPGSKGQEIDHVPHHLWNTGISYQATPALQLTAWINGQTNYYLERENTQGRYGGYVLTNLGATYKVNETMSVDLQFKNLTNRYYEYVWYDPDGADASLHSPGDGRALYAGVTFDF from the coding sequence ATGCCTGCGTTCCGTTGTACCGCATGCGCCGTACTGCCCGTGCTCGCCTTGTTCGGCCTCAACCCGCTGTCACTTGCCATCGCTGAAACACTGCCTGCCGAAAACTCGGTACTCACCCTCGGCGCGGTCAATGTGACCGGCACCAATAGCGGCCCCTTGGCGACGACCAGCGTGCTCAGTTCGGTGGATATTCTGGGCGGTGACATCCTCGAGGAGATGCCGGTTGCCTACAGCTGGGAGCTGTTCCGCCGGGCACCGGGGGTGATGCTCACCGAGTTCAACCAAGGCACCACCTCCGGCAAGCTTTCGTTCCGCGGCTTCAATGGCGAAGGCGAGGTCAACGCCGTGAAACTGTTGATCGATGGTATTCCCAGCAATACCAATGACGGCAACATGCCCTTCATCGACTCGGTGTTCCCCATGGACATCGACAACATCGAAGTGGTGCGCGGCACCAGCGACCCGCGCTATGGCCTGAACAACATCGCCGGTAACGTCAACATCAACACCCGCACCGGCGGCAACTACAACAAGGCGCGCCTGCGCTACGGCAGCTTCAACACCCGCGAGGTGCAACTGGCCAAGGGCATCGAGACCAGCAACTGGACGCAGAACTACTTCTTCGCCCGCCAGCAGGTCGACGGCTACCGCGACCATGCCGACACCGAACGCTACAGTTTCGGCGGCAAGTGGTTCTATACCCCTGACGATGGCAGCTACCGCCTTGGCCTGATCGCCCGCCACTACGAGTCCGAAGCCCAGGAGGCCGGCTACCTGACCGAGGATGACGCCCGCCATCATCCGCGCATGAGCAATGACTACAACGCCACGGACAAAGGCACGCGGCGAATGAACCAGGTCAGCGTGCACTTCGACACCGACCTGGCCGAAACGCTGTCCTGGTCAGCCAAGACCTACCTCAACACCTATGACGACCGTCGCTGGACGCAGTACTGGCGCACCAGTTCACAGCAGGAGCGCGATACCTACGAGGACCAGTACGGTGCCATCACCTCGCTGACCTGGCGGCCACAGGTGGACTGGCTGCACGCCTTTGCGCTGGAAGGTGGCAGCGATGTGCAGAAGCAACAGAACCGCAGCGAACGCTACCGCACCGTGGAGCGTGTACGCCAGGCGCAGACACGCGACCAGGACTTCGACTTCAACACGGTCGGTGCCTATGTGCAGGCGGAGATCGAGCCGTTCGAGTCGCTGAAGATCGTGCCGGCCTACCGGGTGGACAAAATCAGTGGTGACTTCACCAACAAGATGACCGGGCAGGACTCCGACATCAACGACTACGGGCTGATCAAGCAGCCCAAGCTCAGCATTGTCTATTCGCCGTGGAAGTTCGCCAGCGTTTACGCCAACTGGGGCCGCACCTTCCAGGTCGGGACGGGCGCCGCAGCCTACAAGGTGCCGCCGCGCAACGAGGACCTGGACCCTTCTATCAACGAAGGCTGGGAAACTGGCATCAAGTTCACCCCGGCCAGCTGGGTCGATGGCCGCGTGGCCTATTGGCGTCAGGACGCCTCTGGCGAAGTGAGCCGTCGCCTGAACGACCCCAGCGGCGAGTCGGACAACGTCGGCGAAACACGCCGCTGGGGCTACGACCTGCAGGTCAACCTGCACCCGGACGAACGCACCGAGGTGTGGATGTCCTACTCCTGGCAGTACTCCAAGATCCTTGAACCCAGCAGCGTGTTACCAGGCAGCAAGGGCCAGGAAATCGATCACGTGCCACACCATCTGTGGAACACCGGCATCAGCTACCAGGCCACCCCTGCCCTGCAATTGACGGCCTGGATCAATGGCCAGACCAACTACTACCTGGAACGCGAGAATACCCAGGGCCGGTATGGCGGTTACGTGCTCACGAATCTTGGCGCGACCTACAAGGTCAACGAAACGATGAGTGTCGACCTGCAATTTAAGAACCTCACCAACCGCTACTACGAGTACGTGTGGTACGACCCGGATGGTGCGGATGCCTCCCTCCACTCCCCGGGTGACGGTCGTGCACTGTATGCCGGCGTGACGTTCGATTTCTGA
- a CDS encoding TonB-dependent siderophore receptor, which produces MFRMTTLALLVGSATCAWAQDDTLTLPASNVTATANQPTEATRLDLDRPIESGSRLNLSARENPASVSVADRKTMERIGARNFQDAANALPGVNASAPPGWGGYVSYRGFNGAQISQLFNGINLQYGGAARPVGAWIYDRVELLGGPSSFLNGSGAVGGSLNFITRLASRDEDTFEGRVSYARYDTMETSVAFNKALNTGDGPRHYARLDYSRTSTNGYIDRQENGAGNLAFSLLSDINDQLSHTLAIEYLEEQEDSPYWGTPVLQPLVGTLHIDKHNRFNNYNVEDGRYEQRTRWLRSITDYRFDDNTQLRNTFYHYNGQRDYRNLEVYRYNADNSAIARSGGYRQRHDQEVNGDRLELTHQGQLFGLASDWAFGMDYSTNQQTNYPLSKGAFDTVDPNGFEPGHFLDIPGMDAPITKGRTTTTDTTSAFVENRTRLTDQLSLITALRYDHIDFDVVDHVARARLDRRWDAITGRLGLVYELTSNVSLYTQYSTSAEPPGGTLTSASINQVGDFDLSTGRQVEVGSKFDFLDGRGSATAAAYRIVRKDISVPSSTVPNTTEQAGQQTSTGIELAASFKVTPKLLAAGNFSWVNAEYDEFNETISGVVYLRKGKNPVNIPERVANLWLTYDLAPGWQVGADARYVSSVYANTANTAWVPSYTVYGLSMTHDLDKHVQVSARLRNLTDEVYARFIHQTNTQYYLGEPRSLEVAVLWRY; this is translated from the coding sequence ATGTTCCGCATGACCACTTTGGCGCTGCTCGTTGGCAGCGCAACCTGTGCCTGGGCGCAGGATGACACCCTGACCCTGCCGGCCAGCAATGTCACGGCCACAGCCAATCAACCCACGGAGGCAACCCGCCTTGACCTTGATCGCCCCATCGAAAGCGGCTCGCGGCTGAACCTCAGCGCCAGGGAGAACCCCGCTTCCGTCAGCGTTGCCGACCGCAAGACCATGGAGCGCATTGGCGCACGTAACTTCCAGGACGCCGCCAATGCACTGCCCGGGGTTAACGCCTCGGCTCCGCCCGGCTGGGGGGGGTATGTGTCGTACCGAGGGTTCAACGGTGCCCAGATCAGCCAGTTGTTCAATGGCATCAATTTGCAGTATGGCGGCGCGGCGCGCCCGGTGGGCGCCTGGATCTACGACCGCGTCGAATTGCTCGGCGGGCCATCCTCATTCCTCAACGGCAGCGGCGCTGTCGGTGGCAGCCTCAATTTCATCACCCGGCTGGCAAGCCGTGACGAAGACACCTTCGAAGGGCGCGTCAGTTATGCACGCTACGACACCATGGAAACGTCGGTCGCCTTCAACAAGGCGCTGAACACGGGCGACGGCCCGCGCCACTATGCGCGCCTCGACTACAGCCGCACCAGCACCAACGGCTATATCGATCGGCAGGAGAATGGGGCCGGCAATCTGGCTTTCTCGCTGCTTAGCGACATCAACGATCAGCTCTCGCACACGCTGGCCATCGAATACCTGGAAGAGCAAGAGGACAGCCCCTACTGGGGCACACCGGTATTGCAGCCACTGGTCGGTACCTTGCACATCGACAAGCACAACCGTTTCAACAACTACAACGTCGAAGACGGTCGCTACGAGCAGCGCACCCGGTGGCTGCGCTCGATCACCGACTACCGCTTCGACGACAACACCCAACTGCGTAACACCTTCTACCACTACAACGGCCAGCGCGATTACCGCAATCTCGAAGTGTATCGCTACAACGCCGACAACAGCGCCATCGCTCGCTCGGGCGGCTATCGCCAGCGGCACGACCAGGAGGTCAACGGCGACAGGCTTGAGCTGACCCACCAGGGCCAGTTGTTCGGCCTGGCCAGCGACTGGGCGTTCGGCATGGACTACAGCACCAACCAGCAAACCAACTACCCGCTGTCCAAGGGGGCGTTCGACACGGTTGACCCGAACGGCTTCGAACCCGGGCACTTCCTCGATATCCCCGGTATGGACGCGCCCATAACCAAGGGCAGAACCACCACCACCGACACCACCTCGGCCTTCGTCGAGAACCGTACCCGCCTGACCGATCAGCTGTCATTGATCACCGCACTGCGCTACGACCATATCGACTTCGACGTGGTCGACCATGTGGCGCGAGCCAGGCTCGACCGACGCTGGGACGCCATCACCGGTCGCCTGGGCCTGGTCTATGAGCTGACCTCCAACGTCAGCCTGTACACCCAATACAGTACCTCGGCCGAACCACCAGGCGGTACCCTGACCAGCGCCTCGATCAACCAGGTCGGCGACTTCGACCTGAGCACCGGCCGTCAGGTCGAAGTAGGCAGCAAGTTCGACTTCCTCGACGGCCGCGGCTCGGCCACGGCAGCGGCGTATCGCATCGTGCGCAAGGATATCTCCGTGCCCTCCTCGACCGTGCCGAACACCACCGAGCAGGCGGGCCAGCAGACCTCCACCGGCATCGAGCTGGCAGCCTCGTTCAAGGTCACGCCCAAGCTGCTGGCGGCAGGCAACTTCAGTTGGGTAAATGCCGAATACGATGAGTTCAACGAGACCATCAGCGGCGTGGTGTACTTGCGCAAGGGCAAGAACCCGGTCAACATCCCCGAGCGCGTGGCCAACCTCTGGTTGACCTACGACCTGGCGCCCGGCTGGCAGGTCGGGGCCGATGCCCGCTACGTCTCATCGGTGTACGCCAACACCGCCAACACCGCATGGGTACCGTCCTACACCGTCTACGGGCTGTCCATGACCCACGACCTGGACAAACACGTGCAAGTCAGCGCGCGGCTGCGCAACCTCACCGACGAGGTATATGCCCGTTTCATCCACCAGACCAACACCCAGTACTACCTGGGTGAGCCGCGCAGCCTGGAAGTCGCTGTGCTGTGGCGCTACTGA
- a CDS encoding LysR family transcriptional regulator encodes MDTRFLESLIAVIETGSIAAAARRENLTAPAVSQRIQALEKSLACELLIRSAHAVEPTEKCLSLLPKIRDLIQGAAELKEDMDTSSLSGYLKIGAISTALTGILPEAMNQLSTIAPQLRLRITPGDSRSLYEHVASGELDAGIMVCPPFNVPKTLRMQVLREEPLMLLTKDPIDKRNVRSTILGRNLIRYDSNAWGGQIAQQYLNDNNLQPDVLCNLDALDAIHIMVAKGMGASVVPYWAGLKTDDVHATPVSEADSYMRQVVLLYKSTPRRPKAVEVLKEQLMNNCNFP; translated from the coding sequence TTGGACACTCGATTTCTCGAAAGCCTGATTGCGGTAATAGAAACTGGCTCGATTGCAGCGGCTGCTCGACGGGAAAACCTGACAGCACCTGCAGTCAGCCAACGTATACAAGCACTCGAGAAGTCACTGGCGTGCGAACTCCTGATCCGAAGCGCACACGCTGTCGAACCGACCGAGAAATGCCTGTCGTTGCTGCCGAAGATTCGAGATCTGATCCAGGGGGCAGCAGAGCTAAAGGAGGATATGGACACCAGCAGCCTGTCCGGGTATCTCAAGATTGGCGCGATTTCTACCGCGTTGACAGGCATATTGCCGGAGGCCATGAACCAGCTATCAACCATTGCTCCGCAATTGAGGCTACGCATCACCCCGGGGGACTCGCGCAGTCTTTACGAACACGTGGCTTCCGGAGAGCTTGATGCGGGAATCATGGTATGTCCGCCCTTCAACGTCCCCAAAACCTTGCGTATGCAGGTGCTTCGAGAAGAACCCCTGATGCTTTTGACCAAAGACCCCATTGACAAGCGCAACGTCCGCTCGACGATTCTTGGGCGAAACCTGATTCGATATGACTCAAATGCCTGGGGTGGGCAGATTGCACAGCAATACCTGAATGACAATAACCTGCAGCCCGATGTGCTGTGTAATCTGGATGCGCTAGATGCAATCCACATCATGGTCGCAAAAGGCATGGGGGCTTCTGTTGTCCCGTACTGGGCGGGATTGAAGACTGACGACGTACATGCAACCCCCGTGTCGGAGGCTGACAGTTACATGCGCCAGGTCGTCCTGCTTTACAAGTCCACCCCCAGAAGGCCTAAAGCTGTGGAGGTTTTGAAGGAACAGCTTATGAATAACTGCAACTTCCCCTAA
- a CDS encoding DUF2254 domain-containing protein, protein MIARWRWLATRIAKRLWFRATLFSLLGVVTALVAVVLKDAVPVTLPARIGADAVDKILGIIASSMLAVTTFSLSTMVSAYSAASSGVTPRATSLVMEDATTQNALATFIGSFLFSLVGIIALSTGAYGTQGRVVLFTVTIAVVVLIIYTLLRWIDHLSKLGRVGETIDRVEKAVIKAIEQRVEHPYLGGAAYPPDLKLAGAAHEVKSGQTGYVQHIDVLTLNRIATDTKIRIYLEVLPGTFVHEGMVVARALAVNGEPLNDNGALDIDIFAALSIGLRRTFEHDPRFGLSVLSEIASRALSPAVNDPGTAIDIIGRGIRCLTCWGKLHPVAQSTDNECAQVYVRALVADDLFDDFFAPISRDGAALHEVNLRLIKALVSLAHINPHAFRPACSRHAARLLAHAGSGLVLQQDKDELRALAAELIGVH, encoded by the coding sequence ATGATAGCTCGCTGGCGTTGGTTGGCTACGAGAATTGCCAAGCGTCTCTGGTTCAGGGCAACGCTTTTCTCCCTGTTGGGGGTGGTTACGGCGTTGGTGGCCGTGGTGCTCAAGGATGCGGTCCCCGTCACCTTGCCTGCCCGTATCGGTGCAGATGCGGTTGACAAGATATTGGGTATCATCGCCTCGAGCATGCTGGCCGTCACAACGTTTTCGCTGAGTACAATGGTCTCGGCCTACAGTGCCGCCAGCAGTGGCGTAACCCCGCGCGCCACTTCGTTGGTCATGGAGGACGCCACGACCCAGAACGCTCTGGCGACCTTCATCGGGTCCTTTCTCTTCAGCCTCGTCGGTATCATTGCACTGAGTACCGGAGCCTACGGTACACAAGGTCGTGTAGTGCTTTTCACCGTGACGATTGCGGTTGTGGTCCTGATCATTTACACCTTGCTGCGCTGGATTGATCACCTCTCCAAGCTAGGGCGCGTGGGCGAGACGATCGACCGTGTCGAAAAAGCTGTGATCAAAGCCATCGAGCAGCGTGTTGAACACCCCTATCTGGGCGGTGCAGCCTACCCGCCTGACCTCAAGCTTGCTGGGGCAGCCCATGAAGTGAAAAGCGGCCAGACAGGCTATGTACAGCACATCGATGTCCTTACGCTAAACAGGATTGCGACGGACACCAAGATTCGAATTTATCTCGAAGTCCTGCCTGGCACCTTTGTCCATGAGGGTATGGTGGTTGCGCGGGCCTTGGCCGTGAACGGTGAGCCGCTCAATGACAATGGCGCGCTGGACATCGATATTTTCGCTGCCTTGAGCATCGGCCTCAGGAGAACGTTCGAGCATGACCCGCGCTTCGGGCTTTCGGTGTTGTCCGAGATTGCCTCGCGAGCGCTGTCCCCTGCGGTAAATGATCCCGGTACAGCCATCGACATCATTGGGCGCGGCATTCGGTGCTTGACGTGTTGGGGGAAACTGCATCCCGTGGCGCAGAGTACGGATAACGAATGCGCGCAGGTCTATGTGCGTGCACTGGTGGCGGATGACCTGTTTGACGATTTCTTTGCACCGATCAGCCGGGACGGCGCAGCTTTGCACGAGGTCAATCTGCGCTTGATCAAAGCCCTTGTCAGCCTGGCGCACATCAACCCCCATGCATTTCGGCCCGCCTGCAGCCGGCATGCCGCGCGATTGCTTGCACACGCGGGCAGTGGGCTTGTGCTTCAACAGGACAAGGACGAACTCCGCGCGCTTGCTGCCGAACTCATAGGTGTCCACTAA
- a CDS encoding cation:dicarboxylase symporter family transporter: MAKTSLVTRIIAGLVLGVVVGALLNFFPEYKAWITSNLLQPVGDIFIKMMKMIVVPLVFACMVGAIAGNGDNKAIGRVGVKALFYFFVVTSIAIVCGLLVGNLAQPGVGANLTTLANTQTLSLPSASESTGFGQVILNIIPDNIVGAMAQGKLLPVLFFSVMFGFGLSALDKEKKMPLIAVVNAISATMFKVTHIVMHYSPIGIFGLIGVTVANFGLSALLPLAKLIAVTYIAVILFGVVVLGGIAKVAGINIFDLIKAIKDELILAFSTAASATVMPQLIEKVEAYGAPRSIATLVIPTGYSFNLDGASLFVGIGTLFIAQLYEIPLSLADQAMLIIIMVLTSKGAAGVPGAMFVILTATLTSAGLPVEGIAFIAGVYRLMDMPITALNVLGNALAPLVVAKWENQYRMPAAPMVAAEERSQATTIAASAFVETVDKPA; the protein is encoded by the coding sequence ATGGCGAAGACTAGTCTAGTGACTAGAATTATTGCAGGTCTTGTGCTCGGGGTTGTAGTGGGGGCACTTCTCAATTTCTTTCCCGAGTACAAAGCTTGGATAACCAGCAACCTTTTGCAACCCGTCGGCGATATTTTCATCAAGATGATGAAGATGATTGTCGTACCCCTCGTGTTCGCGTGCATGGTCGGCGCGATCGCAGGCAATGGTGATAACAAGGCGATAGGGCGGGTAGGGGTGAAAGCCCTGTTCTACTTCTTCGTCGTGACCAGCATCGCAATTGTTTGTGGCCTGCTGGTTGGCAATCTTGCGCAGCCGGGCGTAGGTGCCAACTTGACCACCCTTGCAAACACCCAAACGCTCTCGCTTCCCTCTGCCTCGGAGAGCACAGGGTTTGGTCAAGTCATCCTCAATATCATCCCGGACAATATCGTCGGTGCAATGGCGCAAGGAAAGCTGCTGCCTGTCCTGTTCTTCTCGGTCATGTTCGGCTTTGGGCTAAGTGCTCTGGACAAAGAGAAGAAAATGCCGCTGATCGCGGTAGTCAATGCCATTTCCGCGACGATGTTCAAAGTGACGCATATCGTGATGCATTACTCACCCATCGGGATTTTTGGCCTGATCGGCGTGACGGTCGCCAACTTCGGGCTTTCCGCATTGCTGCCTCTGGCAAAACTGATTGCCGTCACCTACATCGCGGTCATTCTGTTCGGCGTGGTCGTGCTGGGCGGCATCGCGAAGGTTGCAGGGATCAACATCTTCGACCTGATCAAGGCGATCAAGGATGAGTTGATCCTGGCGTTCAGTACTGCCGCCTCGGCGACTGTCATGCCCCAGTTGATTGAAAAGGTCGAGGCCTACGGTGCGCCGCGTTCGATTGCTACGTTGGTTATCCCTACGGGTTATTCCTTCAATCTGGATGGCGCATCGCTTTTCGTGGGCATCGGCACGCTGTTCATCGCGCAGCTCTATGAAATTCCCCTGAGCCTGGCTGACCAGGCGATGCTGATCATCATCATGGTGCTGACCTCCAAGGGCGCAGCCGGCGTTCCGGGGGCCATGTTCGTGATCTTGACCGCTACGCTGACCAGTGCCGGTCTGCCTGTGGAAGGTATTGCGTTCATCGCCGGAGTCTATCGCTTGATGGACATGCCGATCACGGCGCTGAATGTCTTGGGCAACGCACTGGCGCCTCTGGTTGTGGCGAAGTGGGAGAACCAATACCGGATGCCTGCTGCCCCGATGGTAGCTGCCGAGGAGCGTTCGCAGGCAACGACGATTGCTGCGAGCGCTTTCGTCGAAACCGTCGACAAACCGGCTTAG
- a CDS encoding GTP cyclohydrolase I FolE2: MSSALPDVSVTDLAPSLSPLQWVGMQGIDLPVRIQEATYQRELHARADVQVDLPAPHVKGIHMSRLYRLLDAWGQAAAVSPASLFALLQEMIDSHQDCESRNARLRLDFDLLVRRPALVTEGLSGWKSYPVHVLATKVGGALNLNIEVRIGYSSTCPCSAALSRQLIEDSFLRTFKDQPLLEAGAVAQWLRSNASLATPHSQRSEARVRVAVPADAPDLGLLALIDQVEGALRTPVQTAVKRADEQAFAALNGQNLMFVEDAARRIQVCLSAYRDTQVHVRHLESLHPHDASAWSTPQAPG; encoded by the coding sequence ATGAGCTCAGCACTACCCGACGTTTCCGTCACCGACCTGGCCCCCAGCCTCAGCCCGCTGCAATGGGTCGGCATGCAGGGTATCGACCTGCCGGTAAGGATCCAGGAAGCGACCTACCAGCGTGAACTGCACGCCCGGGCGGATGTTCAGGTCGACCTGCCGGCACCGCACGTCAAAGGCATTCACATGTCCAGGCTGTATCGCCTGCTGGACGCATGGGGGCAGGCTGCGGCGGTGTCGCCGGCAAGCCTCTTTGCGCTGTTGCAGGAGATGATCGACAGCCATCAGGATTGCGAAAGCCGCAATGCCAGGTTGCGCCTGGATTTCGACTTGCTGGTTCGCCGCCCTGCACTGGTGACCGAGGGTCTCTCTGGATGGAAGTCGTACCCGGTTCACGTGCTCGCGACGAAGGTCGGCGGGGCGCTGAACCTGAATATTGAGGTCAGGATCGGCTACTCCTCGACCTGCCCATGCTCGGCCGCTCTCTCCCGGCAGTTGATTGAAGACAGCTTCCTGCGAACCTTCAAGGACCAGCCACTGCTTGAAGCCGGCGCCGTCGCGCAGTGGCTGCGCAGCAACGCGTCGCTGGCGACGCCTCACAGCCAACGTAGCGAAGCTCGGGTGCGCGTCGCGGTGCCTGCCGATGCTCCGGATCTCGGGTTGCTGGCCTTGATCGACCAAGTCGAAGGCGCTTTGCGCACGCCGGTTCAGACCGCCGTGAAACGGGCTGACGAACAGGCTTTCGCAGCGCTCAACGGGCAGAACCTGATGTTCGTCGAGGACGCTGCGCGGCGCATACAGGTATGCCTTAGCGCTTATCGCGACACCCAGGTGCACGTCCGCCACCTGGAAAGCCTGCATCCGCACGACGCCTCGGCCTGGTCTACTCCGCAGGCCCCTGGCTAA
- a CDS encoding ring-cleaving dioxygenase gives MKSLFHVSYHVTDLEASRNFYGNILGCKEGRTSETYVDYDFFGHQISLHKGVPFPTTRTGKVGDHEVLMPHIGLVLHLDDWFAMADRLAFHGVQFDIPPVVRFPGQPGEQRTMFFLDPSGNPIEIKGFKDFEGVFAT, from the coding sequence ATGAAATCGTTATTTCATGTTTCATACCATGTTACAGATCTCGAAGCATCGCGTAACTTCTACGGTAACATTCTCGGCTGCAAAGAAGGCCGCACGAGTGAAACTTATGTGGATTACGATTTCTTCGGCCACCAGATTTCGCTTCACAAAGGTGTGCCCTTTCCAACTACCCGTACCGGCAAGGTTGGCGACCATGAAGTGCTGATGCCGCATATCGGCTTGGTGCTGCATCTGGATGACTGGTTCGCGATGGCAGACCGCCTGGCGTTTCATGGTGTGCAGTTCGACATACCGCCGGTTGTACGATTCCCTGGCCAACCTGGGGAGCAGCGAACGATGTTTTTCCTGGACCCCAGTGGCAACCCGATCGAGATCAAAGGGTTCAAGGACTTTGAAGGTGTTTTTGCCACCTGA